The Onychomys torridus chromosome 4, mOncTor1.1, whole genome shotgun sequence genome includes a window with the following:
- the Brd3os gene encoding putative uncharacterized protein BRD3OS has product MSGRAPLAEKALSERYARLRYRDTSLLIWQQQQQKLESVPPSTYLSRSRSMWYSQYGNEAILVRDKNQLGVSKDTGQSKFCSIM; this is encoded by the coding sequence ATGAGCGGTCGGGCCCCGCTGGCAGAGAAGGCTCTGTCAGAACGCTATGCCCGCCTCCGGTACAGGGACACTTCCTTGCTGATTTggcaacaacaacagcagaagTTGGAGTCTGTACCACCTAGTACATACCTGAGCAGGAGCCGTAGCATGTGGTACTCCCAGTATGGAAATGAGGCCATCTTAGTCCGGGACAAAAACCAGCTTGGGGTCTCTAAGGACACTGGCCAATCTAAGTTTTGCTCAATCATGTAA
- the Brd3 gene encoding bromodomain-containing protein 3 isoform X1, with translation MSTTTAAAPTGIPAAPGPVNPPPPEVSNPSKPGRKTNQLQYMQNVVVKTLWKHQFAWPFYQPVDAIKLNLPDYHKIIKNPMDMGTIKKRLENNYYWSASECMQDFNTMFTNCYIYNKPTDDIVLMAQALEKIFLQKVAQMPQEEVELLPPVPKGKGRKPAAGAQNAGTQQVAAVSSVSPAAPFQNIPPTVSQTPVIAATPVPTITANVTSVPVPPAAAPPPPATPIVPVVPPTPPVVKKKGVKRKADTTTPTTSAITASRSESPPPLSEPKQAKVVARRESGGRPIKPPKKDLEDGEVPQHAGKKGKLSEHLRHCDSILREMLSKKHAAYAWPFYKPVDAEALELHDYHDIIKHPMDLSTVKRKMDSREYPDAQGFAADIRLMFSNCYKYNPPDHEVVAMARKLQDVFEMRFAKMPDEPVEAPALPAPTAPAVSKGAESSRSSEESSSDSGSSDSEEERATRLAELQEQTGCGTFQDQLLNVSSVQLKAVHEQLAALSQAPVNKPKKKKEKKEKEKKKKDKDKDKEKEKHKAKSEEEKKAKAAPPAKQAQQKKAPTKKANSTTTASRQLKKGGKQASASYDSEEEEEGLPMSYDEKRQLSLDINRLPGEKLGRVVHIIQSREPSLRDSNPDEIEIDFETLKPTTLRELERYVKSCLQKKQRKPLSTSGKKQAAKSKEELAQEKKKELEKRLQDVSGQLNSKKPTKKEKSSSAPSGGPSRLSSSSSSESASSSSSGSSSDSSDSE, from the exons ATGTCCACTACCACAGCGGCTGCCCCCACGGGGATCCCGGCAGCCCCGGGCCCTGTGAACCCTCCCCCACCCGAGGTCTCCAACCCCAGCAAGCCTGGCCGAAAGACTAACCAACTGCAGTACATGCAGAATGTGGTGGTGAAAACACTCTGGAAACATCAGTTCGCCTGGCCGTTCTACCAGCCTGTGGATGCAATCAAGCTGAACCTCCCT GattatcataaaataataaaaaacccaatgGACATGGGGACTATCAAGAAGAGActagaaaataattattattggAGTGCCAGTGAGTGTATGCAGGACTTCAACACCATGTTTACAAACTGTTATATTTATAACAAG cccacagatgACATAGTGCTAATGGCCCAGGCCTTAGAGAAAATCTTTCTGCAGAAAGTGGCCCAGATGCCTCAGGAGGAAGTTGAACTATTGCCCCCTGTTCCAAAGGGCAAAGGCCGGAAGCCAGCTGCAGGAGCCCAGAATGCAG GTACACAACAAGTGGCAGCCGTATCCTCGGTCTCCCCAGCAGCCCCCTTCCAGAACATACCCCCCACCGTATCCCAGACACCCGTCATTGCTGCCACCCCTGTACCAACCATCACTGCAAACGTCACATCGGTTCCCGTCCCCCCAGCTGCCGCACCGCCTCCTCCTGCGACACCCATTGTCCCTGTGGTCCCTCCCACACCGCCTGTAGTCAAG AAAAAGGGCGTGAAGCGGAAAGCAGACACAACCACACCTACAACGTCTGCCATCACTGCCAGCCGGAGCGAGTCTCCCCCGCCACTTTCAGAGCCCAAGCAGGCCAAGGTGGTGGCTCGACGGGAGAGTGGGGGCCGACCCATCAAACCTCCCAAGAAGGACCTGGAAGATGGTGAGGTCCCGCAGCATGCGGGTAAAAAGGGGAAGCTGTCCGAGCATCTGCGGCACTGTGACAGCATCCTCCGGGAGATGCTGTCCAAGAAGCACGCTGCCTATGCTTGGCCCTTCTACAAGCCAGTGGATGCTGAGGCACTGGAGCTGCATGACTACCATGACATCATCAAGCACCCCATGGACCTCAGCACAGTCAAA AGGAAAATGGACAGCCGCGAGTACCCAGATGCACAGGGCTTCGCTGCTGATATCCGGTTAATGTTCTCGAATTGTTATAAGTACAACCCTCCAGACCATGAAGTGGTGGCCATGGCCAGAAAGCTCCAG GATGTGTTTGAGATGAGGTTCGCCAAGATGCCTGATGAGCCTGTGGAGGCACCTGCACTGCCGGCTCCCACAGCCCCTGCAGTGAGCAAAGGTGCCGAGAGCAGTCGGAGCAGTGAGGAGAGCTCCTCAGACTCAGGCAGCTCAGACTCGGAGGAGGAGCGAGCCACTCGGCTGGCAGAGCTGCAGGAGCAG ACTGGCTGCGGAACCTTCCAGGATCAGCTGTTGAATGTCTCCTCTGTGCAG CTGAAGGCCGTGCATGAACAGCTGGCTGCCTTGTCTCAGGCCCCAGTaaacaaaccaaagaagaagaaggagaagaaggagaaggagaagaagaagaaagacaaggacaaggacaaagagaaggagaagcaCAAGGCCAAGtctgaggaggagaagaaggccAAGGCCGCCCCACCAGCCAAGCAGGCCCAGCAGAAGAAGGCTCCCACCAAGAAGGCCAATAGCACAACCACAGCCAGCAG ACAGCTGAAGAAGGGTGGCAAGCAGGCGTCTGCATCCTATgactcagaggaagaggaggaaggcctGCCCATGAGCTATGATGAAAAGCGTCAACTCAGCCTGGACATCAACCGGCTGCCTGGCGAGAAGCTAGGCCGTGTGGTGCACATCATCCAGTCCCGGGAACCCTCGCTCAGGGACTCAAACCCAGATGAGATTGAAATTGACTTTGAGACCCTGAAGCCAACCACACTACGGGAACTGGAGAGATATGTCAAGTCTTGTTTACAGAAAAAGCAGAGGAAACCATTGT CAACAAGCGGGAAGAAGCAGGCAGCCAAATCAAAAGAGGAGCTAGctcaggagaagaaaaaggagctggagaagcgGCTACAGGATGTCAGTGGACAACTGAACAGCAAGAAACCCACTAAGAAAG AGAAGTCCAGCTCAGCGCCCTCGGGAGGCCCGTCAAGGCTCAGCAGTAGCAGCTCCTCTGAGTCTGCGAGCAGCAGTTCCAGTGGGTCCAGCTCGGACAGCAGTGACTCAGAGTGA
- the Brd3 gene encoding bromodomain-containing protein 3 isoform X2, which produces MSTTTAAAPTGIPAAPGPVNPPPPEVSNPSKPGRKTNQLQYMQNVVVKTLWKHQFAWPFYQPVDAIKLNLPDYHKIIKNPMDMGTIKKRLENNYYWSASECMQDFNTMFTNCYIYNKPTDDIVLMAQALEKIFLQKVAQMPQEEVELLPPVPKGKGRKPAAGAQNAGTQQVAAVSSVSPAAPFQNIPPTVSQTPVIAATPVPTITANVTSVPVPPAAAPPPPATPIVPVVPPTPPVVKKKGVKRKADTTTPTTSAITASRSESPPPLSEPKQAKVVARRESGGRPIKPPKKDLEDGEVPQHAGKKGKLSEHLRHCDSILREMLSKKHAAYAWPFYKPVDAEALELHDYHDIIKHPMDLSTVKRKMDSREYPDAQGFAADIRLMFSNCYKYNPPDHEVVAMARKLQDVFEMRFAKMPDEPVEAPALPAPTAPAVSKGAESSRSSEESSSDSGSSDSEEERATRLAELQEQLKAVHEQLAALSQAPVNKPKKKKEKKEKEKKKKDKDKDKEKEKHKAKSEEEKKAKAAPPAKQAQQKKAPTKKANSTTTASRQLKKGGKQASASYDSEEEEEGLPMSYDEKRQLSLDINRLPGEKLGRVVHIIQSREPSLRDSNPDEIEIDFETLKPTTLRELERYVKSCLQKKQRKPLSTSGKKQAAKSKEELAQEKKKELEKRLQDVSGQLNSKKPTKKEKSSSAPSGGPSRLSSSSSSESASSSSSGSSSDSSDSE; this is translated from the exons ATGTCCACTACCACAGCGGCTGCCCCCACGGGGATCCCGGCAGCCCCGGGCCCTGTGAACCCTCCCCCACCCGAGGTCTCCAACCCCAGCAAGCCTGGCCGAAAGACTAACCAACTGCAGTACATGCAGAATGTGGTGGTGAAAACACTCTGGAAACATCAGTTCGCCTGGCCGTTCTACCAGCCTGTGGATGCAATCAAGCTGAACCTCCCT GattatcataaaataataaaaaacccaatgGACATGGGGACTATCAAGAAGAGActagaaaataattattattggAGTGCCAGTGAGTGTATGCAGGACTTCAACACCATGTTTACAAACTGTTATATTTATAACAAG cccacagatgACATAGTGCTAATGGCCCAGGCCTTAGAGAAAATCTTTCTGCAGAAAGTGGCCCAGATGCCTCAGGAGGAAGTTGAACTATTGCCCCCTGTTCCAAAGGGCAAAGGCCGGAAGCCAGCTGCAGGAGCCCAGAATGCAG GTACACAACAAGTGGCAGCCGTATCCTCGGTCTCCCCAGCAGCCCCCTTCCAGAACATACCCCCCACCGTATCCCAGACACCCGTCATTGCTGCCACCCCTGTACCAACCATCACTGCAAACGTCACATCGGTTCCCGTCCCCCCAGCTGCCGCACCGCCTCCTCCTGCGACACCCATTGTCCCTGTGGTCCCTCCCACACCGCCTGTAGTCAAG AAAAAGGGCGTGAAGCGGAAAGCAGACACAACCACACCTACAACGTCTGCCATCACTGCCAGCCGGAGCGAGTCTCCCCCGCCACTTTCAGAGCCCAAGCAGGCCAAGGTGGTGGCTCGACGGGAGAGTGGGGGCCGACCCATCAAACCTCCCAAGAAGGACCTGGAAGATGGTGAGGTCCCGCAGCATGCGGGTAAAAAGGGGAAGCTGTCCGAGCATCTGCGGCACTGTGACAGCATCCTCCGGGAGATGCTGTCCAAGAAGCACGCTGCCTATGCTTGGCCCTTCTACAAGCCAGTGGATGCTGAGGCACTGGAGCTGCATGACTACCATGACATCATCAAGCACCCCATGGACCTCAGCACAGTCAAA AGGAAAATGGACAGCCGCGAGTACCCAGATGCACAGGGCTTCGCTGCTGATATCCGGTTAATGTTCTCGAATTGTTATAAGTACAACCCTCCAGACCATGAAGTGGTGGCCATGGCCAGAAAGCTCCAG GATGTGTTTGAGATGAGGTTCGCCAAGATGCCTGATGAGCCTGTGGAGGCACCTGCACTGCCGGCTCCCACAGCCCCTGCAGTGAGCAAAGGTGCCGAGAGCAGTCGGAGCAGTGAGGAGAGCTCCTCAGACTCAGGCAGCTCAGACTCGGAGGAGGAGCGAGCCACTCGGCTGGCAGAGCTGCAGGAGCAG CTGAAGGCCGTGCATGAACAGCTGGCTGCCTTGTCTCAGGCCCCAGTaaacaaaccaaagaagaagaaggagaagaaggagaaggagaagaagaagaaagacaaggacaaggacaaagagaaggagaagcaCAAGGCCAAGtctgaggaggagaagaaggccAAGGCCGCCCCACCAGCCAAGCAGGCCCAGCAGAAGAAGGCTCCCACCAAGAAGGCCAATAGCACAACCACAGCCAGCAG ACAGCTGAAGAAGGGTGGCAAGCAGGCGTCTGCATCCTATgactcagaggaagaggaggaaggcctGCCCATGAGCTATGATGAAAAGCGTCAACTCAGCCTGGACATCAACCGGCTGCCTGGCGAGAAGCTAGGCCGTGTGGTGCACATCATCCAGTCCCGGGAACCCTCGCTCAGGGACTCAAACCCAGATGAGATTGAAATTGACTTTGAGACCCTGAAGCCAACCACACTACGGGAACTGGAGAGATATGTCAAGTCTTGTTTACAGAAAAAGCAGAGGAAACCATTGT CAACAAGCGGGAAGAAGCAGGCAGCCAAATCAAAAGAGGAGCTAGctcaggagaagaaaaaggagctggagaagcgGCTACAGGATGTCAGTGGACAACTGAACAGCAAGAAACCCACTAAGAAAG AGAAGTCCAGCTCAGCGCCCTCGGGAGGCCCGTCAAGGCTCAGCAGTAGCAGCTCCTCTGAGTCTGCGAGCAGCAGTTCCAGTGGGTCCAGCTCGGACAGCAGTGACTCAGAGTGA